The following are from one region of the Pelagibius sp. CAU 1746 genome:
- the metH gene encoding methionine synthase, with amino-acid sequence MSRFLDHLSDRVLLCDGGMGSRVQAMDLSLEEDYWNQENCTEVLNLSRPDIVREIHRGYFEAGADMVETNTFGGSPITLGEFGLSERALEINRRAAEIAREAAELFAADGRDRFVVGSVGPGTRLPSLGHIDYDALESAFATQCEGLIAGGADAILIETCQDPLQVKAAVNGAKAARKAAGPGVEADLPIMVQVTVETTGTLLVGADIAAAATVLKALDIPVMGMNCATGPQEMAPHLEWLAENWSGFLSVQPNAGLPELVDGQTRYPLQPQELAGWLDRFIEEDGVNLVGGCCGTTTEHIAALDAMLRRRAGEEGRLRPAPKQRQSFWVPSVASLYSQVGLRQENAYLSIGERCNANGSKKFRELQEAGDWDGCVAMAVDQTKEGSHTIDVCTAFVGRDEVAEMTEVVSRMRGSVSAPLVFDSTELPVLEAAMKLYGGKPILNSINFEDGEEAAHQRLELARRFGSAVIALTIDEEGMAKSAERKLEVAKRLHDFACLGHGLPASDLMIDPLTFTICTGNEDDRKLGLWTLEAIESISRELPDCQILLGLSNISFGLNAAARHVLNSVYLDHAIKRGLTGAIVHVSKIMPLHKIPEKEVKVAEDLIFDRRREGYDPLQAFMALFEGRSAAASEKRARAEDVETRLKDRIVDGDRQGLEDDLNEALEKHSPLDVINVHLLAGMKVVGELFGAGKMQLPFVLQSAETMKAAVRFLEPFMEKVEGQEKGTIVLATVKGDVHDIGKNLVDIILTNNGYKVVNLGIKQPIDNILAAVVEHGADAVGMSGLLVKSTVVMRENLERMTRDQVKVPVMLGGAALTRNYVETDCAAAYATGQVAYARDAFDGLSLMDKVVNGDFGALVSERQEKRQARPSNNNRTLGKPNRADQRPVDLEETRLRRDELAAGVMIPEPPFWGPRVLARVPLDALVPFLNERMLYQFQWGFRKQGRSLEDYMAWARKELRPTLKRMLDVCKQQDILVPQAVYGYWPANAEGNDVILFDPAEHDREVGRFTLPRQARAGGLCIADFVRDVTSGERDVIGLQIVTMGQHASDVAREWFAEDRYQDYLYLHGLGVEMAEALAEYVHKRIRAELGFGYEDSRDLDAMLQQGYRGSRYSFGYPACPNLEDQEQLLRLLKAGEIGVEMSDEHQLHPEQSTSAIVLHHPQAKYFSV; translated from the coding sequence GTGAGTCGTTTCCTTGATCATCTTTCCGACCGTGTCTTGCTGTGCGACGGCGGCATGGGCAGCCGCGTCCAGGCCATGGATCTCTCCTTGGAGGAGGACTACTGGAACCAGGAGAACTGCACCGAGGTCCTGAACCTCTCGCGCCCGGATATCGTGCGGGAAATCCACCGCGGCTACTTCGAGGCCGGTGCGGATATGGTGGAGACCAACACCTTCGGCGGCTCCCCGATCACCTTGGGAGAATTCGGCCTCAGCGAGCGTGCCTTGGAGATCAACCGCCGGGCTGCGGAGATCGCCCGCGAAGCGGCGGAGCTCTTTGCCGCCGACGGGCGCGACCGCTTCGTGGTCGGCTCCGTCGGGCCGGGCACGCGGTTGCCGTCGCTCGGCCATATCGACTATGACGCGCTGGAGAGCGCCTTCGCCACCCAGTGCGAAGGCCTCATCGCCGGCGGCGCCGACGCCATCCTCATCGAGACATGCCAGGACCCCTTGCAGGTGAAGGCGGCCGTGAACGGCGCCAAGGCGGCCCGCAAGGCCGCCGGCCCAGGTGTTGAAGCAGATCTGCCGATCATGGTGCAGGTGACGGTCGAGACCACCGGTACTCTGCTTGTCGGCGCGGACATCGCCGCCGCCGCGACGGTGCTCAAGGCGCTCGACATCCCGGTCATGGGCATGAACTGCGCCACCGGTCCGCAGGAAATGGCCCCGCATCTGGAGTGGCTGGCGGAGAACTGGTCGGGCTTCCTATCGGTGCAGCCCAACGCCGGCCTGCCCGAACTGGTCGACGGCCAGACCCGCTATCCCCTGCAGCCCCAGGAGCTGGCCGGCTGGCTCGACCGCTTCATCGAGGAGGATGGAGTGAATCTGGTCGGCGGCTGTTGCGGCACGACCACCGAACACATCGCCGCCCTGGACGCCATGCTGCGCCGCCGCGCCGGAGAGGAAGGCAGGCTGCGTCCGGCGCCCAAGCAGCGCCAGTCCTTCTGGGTGCCCTCCGTCGCCTCGCTGTACAGCCAGGTCGGCCTGCGGCAGGAGAACGCCTACCTTTCCATCGGCGAGCGCTGCAACGCCAACGGCTCCAAGAAGTTCCGCGAACTGCAGGAAGCCGGTGACTGGGACGGCTGCGTCGCCATGGCGGTCGACCAGACCAAGGAAGGCTCCCACACCATCGATGTCTGCACGGCCTTCGTGGGCCGTGACGAAGTGGCGGAGATGACCGAAGTGGTGAGCCGGATGAGAGGCTCCGTCAGTGCGCCGCTGGTCTTCGATTCCACCGAGCTGCCGGTGCTGGAAGCGGCGATGAAGCTGTACGGCGGTAAGCCGATCCTGAACTCGATCAATTTCGAGGACGGTGAGGAAGCCGCGCACCAGCGCCTGGAGCTGGCCCGCCGCTTCGGCTCCGCGGTCATTGCCTTGACCATCGACGAGGAGGGCATGGCCAAGAGCGCGGAACGCAAGCTGGAAGTCGCCAAGCGGCTGCACGACTTCGCCTGCCTGGGGCACGGCTTGCCGGCCAGCGATCTGATGATCGATCCGCTGACCTTCACCATCTGCACCGGCAACGAAGACGACCGAAAGCTGGGTCTCTGGACCCTGGAGGCGATCGAGTCGATTTCCCGCGAGCTGCCGGACTGCCAGATCCTGCTCGGGCTCTCGAACATTTCCTTCGGGTTGAATGCCGCGGCGCGGCATGTGCTGAACTCGGTCTACCTCGACCACGCCATCAAGCGCGGCCTCACCGGCGCCATCGTCCACGTCAGCAAGATCATGCCGCTGCACAAGATCCCTGAGAAGGAGGTCAAGGTTGCCGAAGACCTGATCTTCGATCGCCGCAGGGAAGGCTATGACCCGTTGCAGGCCTTCATGGCCCTCTTCGAGGGGCGCAGCGCGGCGGCCAGCGAGAAGCGCGCCCGGGCCGAGGACGTGGAGACCCGGCTCAAGGACCGCATCGTCGACGGCGACCGCCAGGGCCTCGAGGACGACCTGAACGAGGCGCTCGAAAAGCATTCGCCCCTGGACGTCATCAACGTTCACCTGCTGGCCGGCATGAAGGTGGTGGGCGAGCTCTTCGGTGCCGGCAAGATGCAGCTGCCCTTCGTGCTGCAGTCGGCGGAAACCATGAAGGCCGCGGTGCGCTTCCTGGAACCCTTCATGGAGAAGGTGGAAGGCCAGGAGAAGGGCACCATCGTTCTGGCCACGGTGAAGGGCGACGTGCACGACATCGGGAAGAACCTCGTCGACATCATCCTCACCAACAACGGCTACAAGGTGGTGAACCTGGGTATCAAGCAGCCCATCGACAACATCCTGGCCGCCGTGGTGGAGCATGGCGCCGACGCGGTGGGCATGTCCGGGCTGCTGGTGAAGTCCACCGTGGTGATGCGCGAGAACCTGGAGCGCATGACGCGCGATCAGGTCAAGGTGCCGGTGATGCTGGGCGGCGCGGCCCTGACCCGCAACTACGTGGAGACCGACTGCGCCGCGGCCTACGCCACGGGCCAGGTGGCTTACGCCCGCGACGCCTTTGACGGTCTCTCGCTGATGGACAAGGTGGTCAACGGCGATTTCGGCGCTCTTGTCAGCGAACGTCAGGAAAAGCGCCAGGCGCGTCCGAGCAACAACAACCGCACCCTGGGCAAGCCCAACCGCGCCGACCAGCGCCCCGTCGACCTGGAGGAAACCCGCCTGCGGCGCGACGAGCTGGCCGCCGGGGTGATGATTCCAGAGCCGCCGTTCTGGGGGCCGCGCGTGCTCGCGCGGGTGCCGCTCGACGCTCTGGTGCCTTTTCTCAACGAACGCATGCTCTACCAGTTCCAGTGGGGTTTCCGGAAGCAGGGCCGTTCCCTGGAGGACTACATGGCCTGGGCGCGCAAGGAACTGCGGCCGACCCTGAAGAGGATGTTGGATGTCTGCAAGCAGCAGGACATCCTGGTGCCGCAGGCGGTCTACGGCTACTGGCCGGCCAATGCGGAGGGCAACGACGTCATCCTCTTCGACCCCGCGGAACATGACCGTGAGGTCGGGCGCTTCACCCTGCCGCGCCAGGCCCGCGCCGGCGGCCTCTGCATCGCCGACTTCGTGCGCGACGTCACCTCGGGCGAGCGCGACGTCATCGGCCTGCAGATCGTCACGATGGGGCAGCACGCATCCGACGTGGCGCGCGAGTGGTTCGCCGAGGATCGCTACCAGGACTATCTCTACCTGCACGGCCTGGGCGTCGAGATGGCTGAGGCCTTGGCGGAGTACGTTCACAAGCGCATTCGTGCCGAGCTCGGCTTCGGATACGAGGACTCCCGCGACCTGGATGCCATGCTGCAGCAGGGCTACCGCGGCTCGCGCTACTCCTTCGGGTATCCCGCCTGTCCCAATCTGGAGGACCAGGAACAGCTCCTGCGCCTCTTGAAGGCGGGGGAGATCGGCGTTGAAATGTCCGATGAGCATCAACTGCATCCGGAGCAGTCGACCTCCGCCATTGTCCTGCACCACCCACAGGCCAAGTACTTCTCGGTCTAG
- a CDS encoding GNAT family N-acetyltransferase, with protein sequence MALGKLIPRYRLRPGKPSDAQSLLAVQDRAVRKLARGVYSDSQVESWVQGNSPERYVAAMREDREQFLVAVARLRGIVGFCAYKDEEVRSLYIDPDWSRLGLGTALLQRAEADIATAGHAKIVIGASLVGLPFYESRGYRVIRHRHWRTRGGLMIPAADMEKRLSEASFRDPAPDPTRDPARETG encoded by the coding sequence ATGGCGTTGGGAAAGCTCATACCTCGTTACCGCCTGCGCCCGGGCAAGCCGTCGGATGCGCAGAGCCTCCTCGCTGTCCAAGACCGGGCCGTGCGGAAGCTCGCGCGCGGGGTCTACAGCGACAGTCAAGTGGAAAGCTGGGTCCAGGGCAACAGCCCGGAACGCTACGTCGCCGCCATGCGTGAGGACAGGGAACAATTCCTGGTCGCGGTGGCACGGCTGCGCGGCATCGTCGGCTTCTGCGCCTACAAGGACGAGGAGGTTCGCAGCCTCTACATCGACCCGGACTGGTCGCGCCTGGGCCTGGGCACCGCCCTGCTGCAGCGTGCCGAGGCGGACATTGCAACGGCGGGCCACGCCAAGATCGTCATCGGCGCCAGCCTGGTCGGCTTGCCGTTCTACGAATCACGGGGCTACAGGGTGATCCGGCACCGCCACTGGCGCACCCGCGGCGGGCTGATGATCCCGGCCGCCGACATGGAAAAGCGGCTGTCAGAGGCGTCGTTCCGCGACCCGGCCCCCGACCCTACCCGCGACCCGGCCCGCGAGACCGGTTGA
- a CDS encoding metalloregulator ArsR/SmtB family transcription factor: MDNLLSAMKAAADPTRLRLLVLCAHADLTVSDLVHILGQSQPRLSRHLKLLTEAGLLDRNREGSWVYFRLTHEGASAALAQTLVDALPEDDPTVLRDLARLEALMSERARRAEDYFRKVAEQWDELRAFYVHDDEVEQQLSALIGEEKVTDLLDIGTGTGRILEILADKVERAVGIDLSPDMLLLARSKLERARLRNCVVRKGDMHHLPLGERSFDAITIHQVLHYAERPAAAIQEAARVLRPGGRLFIVDFQAHGLDILRSEHEHRWLGFEEEKMADWLKSAGLRPEGCRRLKGDPLTICIWTARQPQLRDRSRAA; encoded by the coding sequence ATGGACAACCTTCTCTCCGCCATGAAGGCGGCCGCAGATCCGACCCGGCTTCGGCTGCTGGTGCTCTGCGCCCATGCCGACCTGACGGTATCGGACCTGGTTCACATTCTCGGCCAGAGCCAGCCGCGGTTGTCGCGCCACCTGAAACTGCTGACCGAGGCCGGCTTGCTGGACCGCAACCGCGAGGGCAGTTGGGTCTATTTCCGGCTGACCCACGAGGGGGCTTCGGCGGCGCTGGCGCAGACCTTGGTGGATGCTTTGCCGGAAGACGATCCGACGGTGCTGCGCGACCTGGCGCGCCTGGAGGCGCTGATGAGCGAGCGGGCCCGGCGTGCGGAGGACTACTTCCGCAAGGTGGCCGAGCAATGGGACGAGTTGCGTGCTTTCTATGTGCATGACGACGAGGTCGAACAGCAGCTCAGCGCGCTCATCGGCGAAGAGAAGGTGACAGACCTTCTGGACATAGGGACTGGGACCGGCCGCATCCTCGAAATCCTCGCCGACAAGGTGGAGCGTGCGGTGGGCATCGACCTTTCCCCCGACATGCTGTTGCTGGCGCGCTCCAAACTGGAGCGGGCGCGCCTGCGCAACTGCGTGGTGCGCAAGGGCGACATGCACCATCTACCTCTGGGAGAGCGCAGCTTCGACGCCATAACCATTCATCAGGTGCTGCACTATGCCGAGCGCCCGGCGGCCGCCATTCAGGAGGCCGCGCGGGTGCTGCGCCCGGGCGGGCGTCTTTTCATCGTCGATTTTCAGGCGCACGGCCTAGACATCCTGCGCAGCGAACACGAGCATCGCTGGCTGGGTTTCGAAGAAGAAAAGATGGCCGACTGGCTGAAGTCGGCAGGCCTGAGGCCGGAAGGCTGCCGCCGCTTGAAAGGCGATCCCTTGACCATCTGCATCTGGACGGCGCGCCAGCCGCAACTGCGCGACCGCTCCCGGGCGGCGTAA
- the metF gene encoding methylenetetrahydrofolate reductase [NAD(P)H], with product MPRFSFEFFPPATPAAEARFHEAAAKLSALAPDFVSVTYGAGGTTQERTFKAIDWVQKETELEPAAHLTCVGASRTQIDAIAERYWAAGIRRIVALRGDAPQGSEGYRPHPEGYAYAADLVAGLKRVADFDISVSAYPEVHPEARDAVADLDNLKRKIDAGASRAITQFFFDPDDYLRFLDRARAAGITAPIIPGILPIVNFERASQMAESCKAAVPQWLRDLYSDLEDDAAVRLPVAVSVAADLCRYLVARGVEDFHIYTLNRADLTAAICRLLRNDKRSGQSHNEQPKLLAGGLS from the coding sequence TTGCCCCGCTTTTCCTTCGAATTTTTTCCGCCGGCCACGCCGGCGGCCGAAGCGCGTTTCCACGAGGCGGCGGCCAAGCTGTCCGCCCTGGCGCCCGATTTCGTTTCCGTGACCTACGGCGCCGGGGGCACGACCCAGGAGCGCACTTTCAAGGCGATCGACTGGGTGCAGAAGGAAACCGAGTTGGAGCCGGCGGCGCACCTGACCTGCGTCGGCGCCAGCCGGACCCAGATCGACGCCATCGCCGAGCGGTATTGGGCGGCGGGCATCCGCCGCATCGTCGCGCTGCGCGGCGACGCGCCGCAGGGCAGCGAAGGATATCGGCCGCACCCGGAAGGCTATGCCTATGCCGCCGACCTGGTGGCGGGCCTGAAGCGGGTGGCCGATTTCGACATTTCCGTCTCGGCCTACCCCGAGGTGCACCCGGAGGCCCGCGACGCCGTCGCCGACCTGGACAACCTGAAACGCAAGATCGACGCCGGCGCCAGCCGCGCCATTACCCAGTTCTTCTTCGATCCCGACGACTACCTGCGCTTTCTCGACCGGGCCCGGGCGGCGGGGATTACCGCACCGATCATTCCGGGCATCCTGCCCATCGTGAACTTCGAGCGCGCCAGCCAGATGGCCGAAAGCTGCAAGGCCGCGGTCCCGCAGTGGTTGAGAGATCTCTACAGCGACTTGGAGGACGATGCTGCGGTACGTTTGCCGGTCGCGGTCTCGGTCGCCGCCGACCTCTGCCGCTATCTCGTGGCGCGCGGCGTCGAAGACTTTCATATCTACACCCTGAACAGGGCCGACCTGACGGCGGCGATCTGCCGCCTGCTGCGCAACGACAAGCGCTCGGGTCAGTCCCACAACGAGCAGCCAAAGCTCTTGGCCGGAGGCCTTTCGTGA
- a CDS encoding putative zinc-binding metallopeptidase, translating to MPADSGDAFCRACRLNRTIPDLDSADNLLLWQRMESAKHRLVYALLRLGLPLSSRHDDAEKGLVFDFLSDSGTAFHEGPQVMTGHAEGQITINLAEADDVERERHRRDMAESYRTILGHFSHEIGHHYWERLVRGGAWHDSFRELFGDERRDYGAALQAYYTGGPPPGWQQHFVSSYASAHPWEGFAETWAHYLHMVDTLETAAAFGLSIDVKAGRLAPLKMEIDFDPCRHDDFDALVSAWLTLTSAVNSLNHSMGQPDLYPFVLAPEAMGKLRFVHGLVHPATT from the coding sequence GTGCCGGCGGATAGCGGCGACGCCTTCTGCCGCGCCTGCCGGCTGAACCGGACGATCCCCGACCTCGACAGTGCCGACAACCTCTTGCTCTGGCAGCGCATGGAATCCGCCAAGCACCGGCTGGTCTATGCCCTGCTGCGCCTCGGGCTGCCGCTGAGCAGCCGGCACGACGATGCGGAAAAGGGGCTCGTCTTCGATTTCCTCTCCGACAGCGGCACGGCTTTTCATGAAGGTCCGCAGGTGATGACCGGTCATGCCGAGGGCCAGATCACCATCAACCTCGCCGAGGCCGACGACGTCGAGCGCGAACGCCACCGCCGCGACATGGCCGAGAGCTACCGCACGATCCTGGGGCACTTTAGCCACGAGATCGGCCATCACTATTGGGAGCGCCTAGTCCGCGGCGGCGCCTGGCACGACAGTTTTCGTGAGCTGTTCGGGGACGAGCGCCGCGACTACGGGGCCGCTCTGCAGGCGTATTACACCGGAGGGCCGCCGCCCGGCTGGCAGCAACACTTCGTCAGCAGCTACGCCAGCGCCCATCCCTGGGAAGGCTTCGCGGAGACCTGGGCGCACTACCTGCACATGGTGGACACACTGGAAACGGCCGCTGCCTTCGGCCTGAGCATCGACGTCAAAGCCGGCCGCTTGGCGCCGTTGAAGATGGAGATCGACTTCGATCCCTGCCGCCATGACGACTTCGACGCGCTGGTCTCAGCCTGGCTGACGCTCACCTCGGCGGTGAACAGCCTCAACCACAGCATGGGTCAGCCGGACCTCTACCCCTTCGTTCTGGCGCCAGAAGCCATGGGCAAGCTTCGCTTTGTCCATGGCCTCGTGCATCCAGCAACGACCTAG
- a CDS encoding patatin-like phospholipase family protein produces the protein MVQALHPQSRPRIGLALGSGVARGWAHLGVIRALGRHGIEPDVIVGTSIGAVVGGVHLAGKADALEGWARSLTKVRMISYMDFRVRNGGMIGGRHLVDALRENLGNLRIEDLGIPFAAVATDLVTGHEVWLREGDLIDAMRTSFSLPGVFEPMQRDNRWLVDGALVNPVPVSVCRALGAQMTIAVNLNADIIGKERRAGAPVPTVAGFDLLNELQQGEESSKPSRIGTLARRLFRREPTHPSMFGVMISSLGIVQDRISRSRLAGEPPDVHITPRLGTVGLFEFDRADEIIAEGEAAVERVLPDLHDAISIFGQDMHVGDN, from the coding sequence ATGGTCCAAGCTCTGCATCCGCAGTCGCGACCACGTATCGGCCTCGCCCTCGGCAGTGGGGTGGCGCGCGGCTGGGCGCACCTGGGCGTGATCCGCGCCCTCGGCCGCCATGGCATCGAGCCGGACGTTATCGTCGGCACCTCCATCGGTGCGGTCGTCGGCGGCGTTCATCTGGCCGGCAAGGCCGACGCCTTGGAAGGCTGGGCGCGCTCGCTCACCAAGGTGCGCATGATCTCCTACATGGACTTCCGCGTGCGCAACGGCGGCATGATCGGCGGCCGTCACTTGGTCGATGCGCTGCGCGAGAACCTCGGCAACCTGCGCATCGAAGATCTTGGCATTCCCTTCGCGGCGGTCGCCACCGACCTGGTCACCGGCCACGAGGTCTGGTTGCGTGAAGGCGATCTGATCGATGCCATGCGCACCTCCTTCTCGCTGCCCGGTGTCTTCGAACCGATGCAGCGCGACAATCGCTGGCTGGTCGACGGCGCCCTCGTCAATCCGGTTCCGGTTTCCGTCTGCCGGGCGCTCGGCGCGCAGATGACCATCGCCGTGAACCTCAACGCCGACATCATCGGCAAGGAGCGCCGCGCCGGCGCGCCGGTGCCGACGGTGGCCGGGTTCGACCTTCTGAATGAGCTCCAGCAGGGCGAAGAATCTTCGAAGCCGTCGCGAATCGGGACTCTGGCCCGACGCCTTTTCCGGCGCGAGCCGACGCACCCGAGTATGTTCGGAGTCATGATCTCCTCTCTCGGTATCGTTCAAGACCGCATCTCGCGATCACGCCTCGCGGGCGAGCCGCCCGACGTTCACATCACACCGCGGCTGGGCACCGTCGGACTCTTCGAGTTCGATCGCGCCGACGAGATCATCGCCGAAGGAGAAGCGGCGGTGGAACGAGTCCTGCCCGACCTGCACGACGCCATTTCGATCTTCGGTCAGGACATGCACGTCGGAGACAACTGA
- a CDS encoding cold-shock protein, protein MPTGTVKWFNATKGFGFIEPEDGSKDAFVHISSVERAGLTSLREGQKVSYELQPGQNGKSSAENLSVID, encoded by the coding sequence ATGCCAACTGGTACCGTGAAATGGTTCAACGCCACCAAGGGTTTCGGATTCATCGAGCCTGAGGACGGCTCCAAAGACGCCTTCGTGCATATCTCGAGCGTTGAGCGCGCAGGCCTCACGTCACTACGCGAGGGCCAGAAGGTTTCCTACGAGTTGCAGCCGGGACAGAACGGCAAGTCTTCCGCCGAGAACCTGTCCGTCATCGACTAG
- a CDS encoding FYDLN acid domain-containing protein, producing MDRSDRGRKHLCPDCGCKYYDMQKKVVTCPRCGAKEPAKKLPRSGRPLRAGRGFAFRG from the coding sequence ATGGATAGATCGGACCGCGGGCGCAAGCATCTCTGCCCCGACTGCGGATGCAAATACTACGACATGCAAAAGAAGGTCGTGACCTGCCCGAGGTGCGGCGCCAAGGAGCCGGCGAAGAAGCTGCCCCGATCAGGCAGGCCGCTGCGCGCGGGGCGCGGCTTTGCCTTCCGGGGCTGA
- a CDS encoding zinc-ribbon domain-containing protein produces the protein MKVFECQDCGQLLFFENTRCEHCGRLLGYLSDLAELSALAASGDNTWYALAVPATCSASAPTPTTMLATGWCRRIAATPSAAPAG, from the coding sequence ATGAAGGTCTTCGAGTGCCAGGACTGCGGTCAGCTGCTGTTCTTCGAGAATACGCGCTGCGAGCACTGCGGGCGGCTGCTCGGCTACCTCAGCGACCTTGCCGAGCTGAGCGCCCTGGCGGCGAGCGGAGATAACACCTGGTACGCCCTGGCCGTCCCCGCAACCTGTTCCGCTTCTGCGCCAACTCCAACTACGATGCTTGCAACTGGCTGGTGCCGGCGGATAGCGGCGACGCCTTCTGCCGCGCCTGCCGGCTGA